From Myxococcales bacterium, a single genomic window includes:
- a CDS encoding GTPase domain-containing protein, which translates to MSFINHMTKEINCKVVYYGPGLCGKTANLQYIFEKTNPASKGKMISLATETERTLFFDFMPIDLGSVRGFKIRFHLYTVPGQVFYDASRKLILKGADGVIFVADSQTERLEANQESLDNLHHNLAEYGLRTDNTPYIVQFNKRDLPNAMDLEELRGLLNPTKVPDFEACARTGMGVFETLKGVSRGILGKLAGQT; encoded by the coding sequence ATGAGCTTCATCAATCACATGACCAAGGAGATCAACTGCAAGGTCGTGTATTACGGCCCGGGTCTCTGCGGCAAGACCGCGAACCTGCAGTACATCTTCGAGAAGACCAACCCGGCCAGCAAGGGCAAGATGATCTCGCTGGCGACGGAGACGGAGCGCACGCTCTTCTTCGACTTCATGCCGATCGATCTCGGCAGCGTGCGGGGTTTCAAGATCCGCTTTCACCTCTACACGGTGCCAGGTCAGGTGTTCTACGACGCCAGCCGCAAGCTGATCTTGAAGGGCGCCGACGGGGTGATCTTCGTCGCGGATTCCCAGACCGAGCGGCTCGAGGCAAACCAGGAGAGCCTCGACAATTTGCACCACAACCTGGCGGAATATGGCCTCCGCACGGACAACACCCCGTACATCGTGCAGTTCAACAAACGCGACCTGCCGAACGCCATGGACCTCGAAGAGCTGCGGGGGCTCTTGAACCCGACGAAGGTCCCAGACTTCGAGGCCTGCGCGCGGACCGGCATGGGTGTGTTCGAGACGCTGAAGGGGGTTTCCCGCGGGATCCTCGGCAAGCTCGCTGGGCAGACCTGA
- a CDS encoding TIGR04141 family sporadically distributed protein, whose amino-acid sequence MPSASKPKPHPITLTLYLLKSDIRAPESALRDPGDPRLHVENVALPGTKIAKLFARQNPTSPPKWTTFFPDSPIIRQRLKTTSAAGVFVFHSGKRFLALTFGHGRHLLAPGSWEDGFGLRVTLNSIDPARLKSIDHKNFESITRHARTQTSVEGTAADFGLNIEQDLVRAVAGTPRDLALGKRMAGMDALVVSVPVELDGLPELARLYLRKYQSDEYKKNFDWIDHIGEVRDAALVRELDEALADRFRRGEHERLWMVPPDLVDWSSLSGFKYRATDEAVCPDLHVSDFVRSVRDPNSITVKSLKSRRILAIAADEEHEIDSWSAYQCIYFEHDRSDETFLLSAGRWYRIARDFAGTVNAEVKRLVSTDPALPALEKTDRDEGEYNARVAKGSGSKYALMDRKNISHGGGPSRVELCDLYSSGGAFIHVKKYAGSAVLSHLFAQGVTSASLWFGDADFRAKANQKLPTTHRLADPAAAPIGKAHRVVYAVASRSKKPIDESLPFFSRLNLRNAAKQLRPLGLRTSLVKVEWR is encoded by the coding sequence ATGCCCAGCGCGTCGAAGCCGAAACCGCATCCGATCACGCTCACGCTTTACCTCTTGAAGTCGGACATCAGGGCGCCCGAGTCCGCGCTGCGGGATCCGGGCGACCCTCGGCTCCACGTCGAGAACGTCGCGCTTCCCGGAACGAAGATCGCAAAGCTCTTCGCGCGGCAGAACCCGACGAGTCCTCCCAAGTGGACGACGTTCTTCCCGGACTCGCCAATCATCCGGCAGCGCCTCAAGACCACGAGCGCGGCGGGCGTGTTCGTCTTCCACTCGGGGAAGCGGTTCTTGGCGCTAACGTTCGGCCACGGACGGCACCTCTTGGCTCCGGGGTCCTGGGAGGACGGCTTCGGCCTGCGCGTCACGCTGAACAGCATCGACCCGGCGCGGCTCAAGAGCATCGACCACAAGAACTTCGAGTCCATCACGCGGCACGCCCGCACCCAGACCAGCGTAGAGGGGACGGCGGCGGACTTCGGACTCAACATCGAGCAGGACCTGGTGCGAGCGGTCGCTGGAACGCCCAGGGATCTGGCTCTCGGAAAGAGGATGGCCGGCATGGACGCGCTGGTCGTCAGCGTGCCGGTCGAGCTGGATGGGCTACCGGAGCTCGCCCGCCTGTACCTGCGCAAGTACCAGAGCGACGAGTACAAGAAGAACTTCGACTGGATCGACCATATCGGGGAAGTGCGGGACGCAGCGCTCGTCCGGGAGTTGGATGAGGCGCTCGCCGACCGGTTTCGCCGGGGTGAGCACGAGCGCCTCTGGATGGTCCCGCCCGACCTCGTCGACTGGTCGAGCCTAAGCGGGTTCAAGTACCGAGCGACCGACGAGGCGGTTTGCCCCGACCTGCACGTCTCCGACTTCGTGAGAAGCGTCCGCGACCCGAACAGCATCACGGTGAAGTCTCTCAAATCGCGGCGCATCCTCGCCATCGCGGCGGACGAGGAGCACGAGATCGACAGCTGGTCGGCATACCAGTGCATCTACTTCGAGCACGACAGGAGCGACGAGACGTTTCTCCTCTCGGCGGGACGGTGGTACCGCATCGCCAGGGACTTCGCGGGCACCGTCAACGCCGAAGTGAAGAGGCTGGTGTCGACGGATCCCGCACTGCCAGCGCTCGAGAAGACGGACAGGGACGAGGGCGAGTACAACGCCCGTGTTGCCAAGGGCTCGGGCAGCAAGTACGCCCTGATGGACCGCAAGAACATCTCGCATGGCGGAGGCCCTTCGCGGGTTGAGCTGTGCGACCTGTATTCGTCGGGGGGTGCGTTCATCCACGTCAAGAAGTACGCAGGCTCCGCCGTGCTCAGCCACCTGTTCGCCCAAGGAGTGACGTCCGCGAGCCTGTGGTTTGGCGACGCCGACTTCCGCGCCAAAGCCAACCAGAAGCTCCCGACGACGCACCGACTCGCCGACCCTGCGGCGGCACCGATCGGCAAGGCGCACCGCGTCGTGTACGCCGTCGCAAGCCGATCCAAGAAGCCCATCGACGAGAGTCTGCCGTTCTTCAGCAGGCTCAACCTGCGAAACGCGGCGAAGCAGCTCCGGCCGCTCGGTCTGCGCACGTCCCTCGTCAAGGTCGAGTGGCGATAG
- a CDS encoding helix-turn-helix transcriptional regulator, which translates to MSDKRVGTVLASIGANVRQLRLRRGLTQEALAEKCAVEPRTVQSIERGRTNLSIAVLVSVAAALGVDSRMLMRPGELPPARAGRPPKPKRKVPRHDAPGVDGAPANPRAKRTPKK; encoded by the coding sequence ATGTCCGACAAGCGCGTGGGAACCGTCCTCGCGAGTATTGGTGCGAATGTTCGCCAGTTGAGGCTGCGGCGAGGGTTGACGCAGGAGGCCCTTGCCGAGAAGTGCGCTGTCGAGCCCCGAACCGTACAGTCCATCGAACGCGGCCGTACCAATCTCTCGATCGCGGTGCTCGTTTCGGTTGCAGCAGCCCTCGGGGTGGACAGCCGGATGCTGATGCGTCCGGGTGAGCTCCCCCCCGCCCGCGCCGGACGGCCTCCCAAGCCCAAGCGGAAGGTGCCGAGGCACGACGCGCCTGGGGTTGACGGCGCTCCCGCGAACCCCCGGGCGAAGCGCACACCCAAGAAGTGA
- a CDS encoding helix-turn-helix domain-containing protein, with the protein MSKRSPAHALPPVTNLSGLPYLLTPAEAAALLRTTRGALYARAERGLLPGAVKDGRRLLVRRDDLLRSLAEGRAPSPGGSRR; encoded by the coding sequence GTGAGCAAGCGCTCGCCCGCACACGCGCTTCCGCCGGTGACCAACCTGTCGGGGCTTCCCTACCTGCTGACCCCAGCGGAGGCGGCGGCGTTGCTCCGCACCACTCGTGGCGCCCTCTACGCCCGCGCAGAGCGTGGCCTCCTGCCCGGAGCCGTCAAGGACGGCCGGCGCCTCCTCGTCCGCCGAGACGATCTGTTACGCTCTCTGGCCGAAGGACGAGCGCCATCGCCGGGAGGTTCCCGGAGATGA
- a CDS encoding VCBS repeat-containing protein: MRHQIWSGLVLAAAAAGVAFACGGDSEGGTAGGDCGGGCPTGQVCKSGKCTSTGDSGVGGTGSGGTSGAGGSGGLNTDGPACAAAKQCGATCCGAGQFCALGTACAIEQDPCTGNDDCWFDSYCLNGQCVPYGVPKDKIKDETCKLAISIDKIVPSVQCRWTAPPAGDAHPNHFHVMATPVVVDFDFDSDPKTLAPSIIFPTFPTSGSYGNPGILRVISGSDCSQQYSFDKAGDEVMSPSSVAVADVDGDGRAEIIAPAHGGGMLAFKFDPTAKTFSRLWRSGTCAGGKGPPTSPDSTGPAKWSGPSIHDLNDDGKPEIIYGATVYDNEGCVLSSALGFPNYSQGYVPVIADVDEDGKMELVQGNAIHEWDSTTNSWKVESYFNAAGKAAGQVAVADLGSFPLAAFSNQDRAEVVVVSAGQVRVQTIDGNIIFGPVAIPGGGTGGPPTIADFDGDGRREFASAGGTQYAVFDFDCLAGGSAAGCGGQSKTSGILWQQASQDGSSNVTGSSVFDFDANGSAEAVYADECFLRVYEGATGKVLYSAARSSGTTYENPVIVDVDGDYRTEIVSAVNDYAGSLGCPATDPLFPSAQFAVNHGIVVLRDEQDRWAASRPVWNQHAYAVTHVGDHGESPKTSAVAINWKDPKLNNFRQNVQGGLEALGEPDLTAGGDVGAVKCNGTLATVEAKVCNRGTLPMVGGTEVAFFEGSETGKELCSAPIPIALGVGECMVVSCQADLGGKTLDVFVKVDPKSLSKECWEQNNAAIYKGRRVRPGAALISRWRRRSRRHSARRRRRKASARCCRAWARRRAGPPSRNTAW; encoded by the coding sequence ATGCGCCATCAGATCTGGTCGGGCTTGGTGTTGGCGGCCGCGGCTGCCGGAGTTGCCTTCGCTTGCGGCGGAGACAGCGAAGGCGGCACGGCCGGCGGTGACTGCGGCGGCGGCTGCCCCACCGGTCAGGTGTGCAAGAGCGGCAAGTGCACGAGCACCGGAGACTCGGGCGTCGGCGGCACCGGCAGCGGAGGCACGAGTGGAGCCGGCGGTTCGGGCGGCCTCAACACCGACGGTCCGGCCTGCGCAGCAGCCAAACAGTGCGGCGCAACCTGCTGCGGCGCCGGCCAGTTCTGCGCGCTCGGCACCGCGTGCGCCATCGAACAAGATCCCTGCACCGGCAATGACGACTGCTGGTTCGATAGCTACTGCCTGAACGGGCAGTGTGTTCCCTACGGCGTGCCCAAGGACAAGATCAAGGACGAGACCTGCAAGCTCGCCATCAGCATCGACAAGATCGTGCCCTCGGTGCAGTGCCGCTGGACCGCGCCGCCCGCCGGCGACGCCCATCCGAACCACTTTCACGTCATGGCCACGCCGGTGGTCGTCGACTTCGACTTCGACAGTGATCCGAAGACGCTCGCGCCGTCGATCATCTTCCCGACGTTCCCGACGAGCGGCAGCTACGGCAACCCAGGCATCCTGCGGGTGATCAGCGGGTCGGACTGCTCACAGCAGTACAGCTTCGACAAGGCCGGGGACGAGGTCATGTCCCCGTCGTCCGTGGCGGTCGCCGATGTCGATGGTGACGGACGCGCAGAGATCATCGCGCCCGCCCACGGCGGCGGCATGCTCGCGTTCAAGTTCGATCCCACCGCCAAGACCTTCTCGCGCCTGTGGCGCTCGGGCACCTGCGCCGGCGGCAAGGGTCCGCCCACCAGCCCCGACAGCACCGGTCCCGCCAAGTGGAGCGGGCCCAGCATTCACGACCTGAACGACGACGGAAAACCCGAGATCATCTACGGTGCGACCGTCTACGACAACGAAGGTTGTGTTTTGTCGAGCGCCCTCGGGTTCCCGAACTACAGCCAAGGTTACGTGCCGGTCATCGCCGACGTCGACGAAGACGGCAAGATGGAGCTGGTCCAGGGCAACGCCATCCACGAGTGGGACTCGACCACCAACAGCTGGAAGGTCGAGAGTTACTTCAACGCCGCCGGCAAGGCCGCGGGTCAGGTCGCGGTGGCTGATCTCGGCAGCTTCCCGCTAGCGGCATTCAGCAACCAGGACCGCGCCGAGGTCGTGGTGGTCTCCGCGGGTCAGGTGCGAGTCCAGACCATCGACGGGAACATCATCTTCGGACCCGTGGCCATCCCCGGTGGCGGCACCGGCGGACCGCCGACGATCGCCGACTTCGACGGCGACGGCCGACGGGAGTTCGCGAGCGCCGGCGGCACCCAGTACGCCGTCTTCGATTTCGATTGCCTCGCCGGCGGAAGCGCCGCGGGCTGCGGCGGTCAGAGCAAGACGAGCGGCATCCTGTGGCAACAGGCATCGCAGGACGGCAGCTCGAACGTCACGGGTTCGAGTGTGTTCGACTTCGACGCCAACGGCTCGGCGGAGGCCGTCTACGCCGACGAGTGCTTCCTGCGCGTATACGAGGGCGCAACGGGCAAGGTGCTCTACAGCGCGGCGCGCTCGAGCGGCACCACCTACGAGAACCCGGTGATCGTGGACGTGGACGGAGACTACCGCACCGAGATCGTGTCGGCGGTGAACGACTACGCCGGCAGCCTCGGCTGCCCCGCAACGGATCCGCTCTTTCCGAGCGCCCAGTTCGCGGTCAACCACGGCATCGTCGTGCTGCGTGACGAACAAGATCGCTGGGCAGCCTCTCGCCCGGTCTGGAATCAGCACGCCTACGCCGTCACCCACGTCGGCGACCACGGTGAGTCACCCAAGACCAGCGCTGTCGCCATCAACTGGAAAGATCCGAAGCTCAACAACTTCCGCCAGAACGTGCAGGGCGGCCTCGAGGCCCTCGGCGAGCCGGATCTCACCGCTGGCGGCGACGTCGGCGCGGTGAAATGCAACGGCACCCTCGCCACCGTCGAGGCCAAGGTCTGCAACCGCGGCACGCTGCCGATGGTGGGCGGCACGGAGGTCGCGTTCTTCGAAGGCTCCGAGACCGGCAAAGAACTGTGCAGCGCGCCCATCCCCATCGCCCTCGGCGTGGGCGAGTGCATGGTCGTGAGCTGTCAGGCAGATCTCGGTGGAAAGACCCTCGACGTGTTCGTGAAGGTCGACCCGAAATCACTCAGCAAGGAGTGCTGGGAGCAGAACAACGCCGCCATCTACAAAGGGCGTCGCGTGCGGCCAGGTGCCGCACTGATCAGTCGCTGGAGACGTCGGAGCCGGCGTCACTCGGCGCGGCGCCGTCGCCGCAAGGCTTCGGCACGATGTTGTCGGGCTTGGGCACGCCGGCGGGCAGGGCCCCCCAGTCGTAACACTGCTTGGTGA
- a CDS encoding site-specific integrase produces MSGKTASQRWAEARESELLRAGKAALDPPLELKEVPTLGEFKPRFIEGHCRANRQKPSGIESKESVFRTHLLPRYASKRLDQFTNEDIQLLKGELAIKSSKTVNNVLSTLSMTLKMAVEWGVIVQVPCRIRLLKVSEDVPGWYEFLEYQRLVEAAQKLGPEIYLLVLLAGDAGLRRGEIIALRGSDLDLKRRLIAVRRSVWNGIETETKGFKHRFVPMTESLAKALTANRHLRGPRVLYTDKGEQLSNKHVRAWFERAQRRAGLEVTGAIHRLRHTFCSMLAARGAPVKAIQELAGHQHITTTMKYMHLSPANRESAIQLLDAARREQQEPRADGNRGDILETGRGPSPVSNDVR; encoded by the coding sequence GTGAGCGGAAAGACCGCTTCCCAACGCTGGGCGGAAGCGAGGGAGAGCGAGCTGCTGCGCGCCGGCAAGGCCGCTCTCGACCCGCCGCTCGAACTGAAGGAGGTGCCGACACTGGGAGAGTTCAAGCCGCGGTTCATCGAGGGTCATTGCCGGGCGAACCGGCAGAAGCCCTCGGGCATCGAGAGCAAAGAGAGCGTGTTCCGAACACACCTCTTGCCTCGCTACGCCAGCAAGCGGCTCGACCAGTTCACCAACGAAGACATCCAACTCCTGAAGGGCGAGCTCGCGATCAAGAGCTCCAAGACCGTCAACAACGTGCTGAGCACGCTCAGCATGACGCTCAAGATGGCGGTCGAGTGGGGCGTGATTGTCCAAGTGCCCTGCCGCATTCGGTTGCTGAAGGTCAGCGAGGACGTGCCGGGTTGGTACGAGTTCCTCGAATACCAGCGGCTCGTCGAAGCTGCGCAGAAGCTCGGTCCAGAGATCTACCTGTTGGTTCTCTTGGCCGGCGATGCGGGGCTTCGGCGCGGAGAGATCATTGCTCTCCGGGGTTCCGATCTCGATCTCAAGCGGCGGCTCATTGCTGTGCGCCGCTCGGTCTGGAACGGCATCGAGACCGAGACCAAGGGCTTCAAGCACCGGTTCGTGCCGATGACGGAGTCTCTGGCCAAGGCCTTGACCGCGAACCGGCATCTACGCGGTCCGCGGGTGCTCTACACGGACAAGGGCGAGCAGCTCTCGAACAAGCACGTTCGGGCTTGGTTCGAGCGGGCTCAGCGGCGAGCGGGGCTCGAGGTGACCGGGGCGATCCACCGCCTTCGGCACACCTTCTGCTCGATGCTCGCGGCCCGGGGCGCGCCGGTGAAGGCCATTCAGGAGCTGGCGGGTCACCAGCACATCACGACGACGATGAAGTACATGCACCTGTCGCCGGCGAATCGGGAGAGCGCGATCCAGCTCCTGGACGCGGCCCGACGGGAGCAACAGGAGCCGCGCGCCGACGGAAATCGTGGAGACATTTTGGAGACGGGCCGAGGCCCGTCTCCAGTCTCCAACGATGTCCGGTAG
- a CDS encoding TerB family tellurite resistance protein codes for MSLPTVDLTEFGVARVRAAIQAAVEHASVGALPTTGVLKQEADAAQQRDDAVTGAYFVSILELAYLVASADGFAEEERHALAELLERLTGKSLAQDALELHFKDLDAAVEMLGRRERLRRAAEDFAEPERQTEALGFATVVALADGALGGPEADALSELGGHFGLTKEQTAKVVAGVVERVRAELGS; via the coding sequence ATGAGCCTTCCGACCGTGGACCTGACCGAGTTCGGCGTCGCTCGTGTGCGCGCCGCCATCCAGGCCGCCGTCGAGCACGCGTCCGTGGGGGCGCTGCCGACGACGGGCGTTCTGAAGCAGGAAGCCGACGCCGCGCAGCAGCGCGACGATGCGGTGACCGGCGCCTACTTCGTCTCGATCCTGGAGCTGGCGTATCTGGTGGCCTCCGCCGACGGCTTCGCCGAGGAAGAGCGCCATGCCCTGGCCGAGCTGCTCGAGCGCCTGACCGGCAAGTCGCTGGCGCAAGACGCCCTGGAGCTGCACTTCAAGGATCTCGACGCCGCCGTCGAGATGCTCGGTCGCCGCGAGCGGCTGCGCCGGGCGGCGGAGGACTTCGCGGAGCCGGAGCGGCAGACCGAGGCGCTCGGTTTTGCGACGGTGGTTGCGCTCGCAGATGGTGCGCTTGGCGGGCCAGAGGCCGACGCCCTGTCGGAGCTCGGGGGACACTTCGGGTTGACCAAGGAACAGACCGCGAAGGTGGTCGCAGGCGTCGTCGAGCGCGTTCGCGCGGAGCTCGGGAGCTAA
- a CDS encoding FecR domain-containing protein, whose translation MSDRPSTPDVLAELGRAPIPVEEPDVTEARRGRVVSQLARSIRESKATRERARRQRIAVSVLAVAALLALFIGGLWRGAGTPHTESVASVRASSSGVLVTHGAESSVAQVNTELSLASGDGVSTVADAHAALRLASGAEVKISASTRVTLSAATAGDEQLELSTGEIAVQVPHLGEHGSFRVQTPDLRVVVHGTAFVVRVSKRSEGVGTLTEVTVTEGKVSVERQGATRFLTKGQSFRSDADESKSTKNDVAPRPTAEAAPPSADTSPSAEAAGKTTAPVKPASPVTAPTKAAINDPSALAEQNRLFGAAAAARRKGDDATALGHLNQLLSRYPNSPLAPEARVERFRALARSGKQSEAAQEARRYLLEHRGGAAEEEARGVALTPGGSSKPK comes from the coding sequence GTGAGCGACCGTCCTTCGACCCCCGATGTCCTCGCCGAGCTCGGGCGTGCGCCGATCCCCGTCGAGGAGCCCGACGTCACCGAAGCTCGTCGGGGTCGCGTCGTCAGTCAGCTCGCGCGTTCGATCCGCGAGTCGAAGGCCACACGGGAGCGCGCCCGGCGCCAACGCATTGCCGTGTCCGTGCTGGCGGTCGCGGCGCTGTTGGCCCTCTTCATCGGCGGACTCTGGCGCGGAGCAGGCACTCCCCACACCGAGAGTGTGGCCAGTGTGCGCGCGAGCTCCTCCGGCGTCCTGGTCACCCACGGCGCCGAGTCGAGCGTCGCGCAGGTGAACACGGAGCTCAGCCTCGCGAGCGGCGATGGAGTCAGCACGGTAGCCGATGCCCACGCAGCGCTCCGCCTCGCGAGCGGCGCCGAGGTGAAGATCAGCGCGAGCACGCGGGTAACCCTGTCCGCAGCCACCGCCGGCGACGAACAGCTCGAGCTCAGCACAGGCGAGATCGCCGTGCAGGTGCCACATCTGGGTGAACATGGCAGCTTCCGGGTGCAAACACCGGATCTGCGCGTCGTCGTGCACGGCACCGCGTTCGTCGTCCGGGTCTCCAAGCGAAGCGAGGGAGTGGGCACACTGACCGAGGTCACGGTGACCGAGGGCAAGGTCTCGGTCGAGCGCCAGGGAGCCACTCGCTTCCTGACCAAGGGTCAGAGCTTCCGCTCGGACGCGGACGAGTCCAAGTCGACGAAGAACGACGTTGCTCCGCGCCCGACCGCGGAGGCAGCGCCGCCGAGCGCGGACACATCGCCCAGCGCCGAAGCGGCCGGCAAGACGACAGCGCCCGTAAAGCCCGCGTCGCCCGTCACTGCACCGACCAAGGCTGCCATCAACGACCCCTCGGCGCTGGCCGAGCAGAATCGGTTGTTCGGCGCTGCCGCTGCCGCGCGCCGCAAGGGCGACGATGCCACGGCGCTCGGCCACCTGAATCAGTTGCTGTCACGATATCCGAACAGCCCCTTGGCACCGGAAGCGCGCGTCGAGCGTTTCAGGGCACTGGCTCGCTCCGGAAAACAGTCCGAGGCAGCGCAAGAGGCGCGGCGTTATTTGCTCGAGCACCGTGGTGGCGCAGCCGAAGAAGAAGCGCGCGGCGTCGCGCTCACCCCTGGCGGCAGTTCCAAGCCCAAGTGA
- a CDS encoding serine/threonine protein kinase — MRAQTRVGTVLRGKWRLDVLLGVGGMAAVYAATHRNGTRAALKILHPELSTHAHIRARFFKEGKVANTVGHPGAVKVVDEDEDETGALFLVMELLDGEHLDARAARSGGKLPADEVLSAADQILDVLAAAHDKGVVHRDLKPENVFLTRDGAVKVLDFGIARLRELSTASSATRDGTSMGTPSFMPPEQARGLWDEVDARSDLWAVGALMFSLLTGKNVHEGRTTNELLLSAMTKPAPSVASLEPTVHAAVAAVVDRALAFDKPRRWPGARAMPCGTPTRRCTGRRSRPTRNSRSRRAWRTGRCRARRLWRLRRGSPRT, encoded by the coding sequence ATGCGGGCCCAGACCAGGGTCGGCACCGTCCTGAGGGGCAAGTGGCGGCTCGATGTTCTCCTGGGCGTAGGCGGGATGGCGGCGGTCTACGCGGCGACCCACCGGAACGGGACCCGGGCCGCGCTGAAGATCCTCCACCCCGAGCTCAGCACCCACGCGCACATCCGCGCCAGGTTCTTCAAGGAGGGAAAGGTCGCGAACACCGTCGGTCATCCCGGCGCGGTGAAAGTGGTCGACGAGGACGAGGACGAGACCGGAGCGTTGTTCCTGGTGATGGAGTTGCTCGACGGAGAGCACCTCGACGCTCGCGCGGCGCGCTCGGGCGGCAAACTCCCGGCCGACGAGGTTCTCTCGGCTGCAGACCAGATCCTCGACGTGCTCGCGGCGGCCCACGACAAGGGCGTCGTCCACCGGGACCTGAAGCCTGAGAACGTCTTCCTGACCCGCGACGGTGCGGTCAAGGTCTTGGACTTCGGGATCGCGCGCCTCCGCGAGCTCTCCACCGCGAGCAGCGCCACGCGCGACGGCACGAGCATGGGCACGCCGTCGTTCATGCCGCCGGAGCAAGCGCGAGGGTTGTGGGACGAGGTCGACGCTCGATCCGACCTGTGGGCCGTGGGCGCGTTGATGTTCTCGCTGCTCACCGGCAAGAACGTGCACGAGGGCCGGACGACGAACGAGCTGCTCCTTTCAGCGATGACGAAGCCCGCGCCATCGGTCGCGTCGCTCGAGCCGACCGTCCACGCCGCCGTCGCCGCGGTCGTCGACCGCGCGCTGGCGTTCGACAAGCCTCGTCGGTGGCCTGGCGCGCGGGCGATGCCGTGCGGCACGCCTACCAGGAGATGCACCGGGCGCCGATCTCGACCCACCCGAAACTCACGGTCCCGCCGAGCGTGGCGGACAGGACGCTGCCGAGCGCGGAGGTTGTGGCGCTTGCGCCGGGGATCTCCTCGGACGTGA
- a CDS encoding RNA polymerase sigma factor, with product MSPVRREKPWLRSVPTAPPETAPEPARSDADIIEAVVCGNGAVAGELYDRLQKTVDQTLYRVLGRREADHEDLVQSAFEQIVKTLATRRFAGACSLRTWASSVATHVGLNALRSRRRERGVFDRSEVNPPEPSHPRDDPERQTSVRRDVDDLREKLASLHPTRAEALLLHDVLGHDLAEIAVLTGVSISAAQSRLVRGRHDLMQRLGKKSTKGGAP from the coding sequence ATGAGCCCCGTTCGGCGCGAAAAGCCGTGGCTCCGGTCAGTGCCCACAGCGCCGCCGGAGACCGCACCGGAACCCGCGCGGAGCGACGCCGACATCATCGAAGCCGTGGTCTGTGGCAACGGTGCCGTAGCCGGGGAGCTCTACGACCGCTTGCAGAAGACCGTAGACCAGACGCTGTACCGCGTGCTCGGCCGACGTGAGGCGGATCACGAGGATCTGGTCCAGTCCGCGTTCGAGCAGATCGTGAAGACGCTGGCGACGCGACGCTTTGCCGGCGCGTGCAGCCTGCGAACCTGGGCGTCGAGTGTTGCGACACACGTGGGGCTGAACGCACTTCGCTCGCGGCGGCGCGAACGCGGGGTGTTCGATCGTTCGGAGGTGAACCCGCCGGAGCCCAGTCACCCACGAGACGATCCCGAACGGCAGACGTCAGTGCGTCGCGACGTCGACGACCTGCGCGAGAAGTTGGCTTCGCTCCACCCGACCCGCGCCGAAGCCCTGCTGCTGCACGATGTGCTCGGGCACGACCTGGCGGAGATCGCCGTGCTCACCGGCGTGAGCATCTCGGCCGCGCAGTCGCGCCTCGTGCGCGGTCGCCACGACCTGATGCAGCGGCTCGGGAAGAAATCCACGAAGGGGGGTGCACCGTGA
- a CDS encoding metallophosphoesterase family protein: MPAKIGFISDVHGDVHALRDALRLLDEMGVTRIVCLGDVVDYGVFVDESAALLAERGIKTLRGNHDRWCLTNKSVGTNAADLTPAGRRFFKAMVPSWSATIEGVRVAAHHARPGNDMHGVMPDATADELHEVLRAAGTDVVVVGHTHRAMELRLGDRLVLNPGALLRDPADGWERELPTPGTFGVLELPDKRWTVFRARTGGAVEIVRAAK; this comes from the coding sequence ATGCCTGCAAAGATCGGCTTCATCTCGGACGTCCACGGCGACGTCCACGCCTTGCGCGACGCCCTGCGCCTGCTCGACGAGATGGGCGTGACGCGCATCGTCTGTCTCGGAGACGTCGTCGACTATGGCGTCTTTGTTGACGAAAGTGCAGCTCTGCTCGCGGAACGCGGGATCAAGACCTTGAGAGGGAACCACGACCGGTGGTGCCTCACCAACAAGTCCGTCGGGACCAACGCCGCCGACTTGACCCCCGCCGGCCGGCGCTTCTTCAAGGCGATGGTGCCGTCCTGGTCTGCGACGATCGAGGGCGTGCGCGTCGCCGCGCACCACGCGCGGCCTGGGAACGACATGCACGGCGTCATGCCCGACGCGACGGCCGACGAGCTCCACGAGGTGCTGCGCGCCGCAGGGACCGACGTGGTCGTCGTCGGGCACACCCACCGCGCCATGGAGCTGCGTCTGGGCGACCGACTCGTCCTGAACCCCGGTGCCCTGTTGCGCGATCCCGCCGACGGCTGGGAGCGCGAGCTCCCGACGCCGGGCACCTTCGGCGTGCTCGAGCTGCCGGATAAGCGCTGGACCGTGTTCAGGGCCCGGACGGGGGGCGCGGTCGAGATCGTGAGGGCGGCAAAGTAG